A section of the Paenibacillus odorifer genome encodes:
- a CDS encoding flagellin, translating to MIINHNIAAMNTHRQLGTNTTNTNKAIEKLSSGLRINRAGDDAAGLAISEKMRGQIRGLDMATKNAQDGISLIQTAEGALNETHSILQRIRELAVQSANDTNTNEDRAELQKEVTELTTEITRISTDTEFNTKKLLNGSGVSNAVFQIGANTGQAIKLSIGDMSAGKSGLGLQSVAIGTQVGANSALAILDSAITKVSAERAKLGANQNRLEHTINNLGTTSENLSAAESRIRDVDMAKEMMNQTKNNILAQAAQAMLAQANQQPQAVLQLLR from the coding sequence ATGATTATCAATCACAATATCGCAGCAATGAACACTCACCGCCAACTGGGTACTAACACCACGAACACTAACAAAGCTATTGAAAAATTGTCTTCGGGTCTTCGTATCAACCGTGCAGGCGACGATGCTGCAGGTTTGGCTATTTCCGAAAAAATGCGTGGTCAAATCCGTGGTTTGGATATGGCTACTAAAAATGCTCAAGATGGTATTTCTTTGATTCAAACTGCTGAAGGTGCATTGAACGAAACACACAGCATTCTACAACGTATTCGTGAATTGGCTGTTCAATCTGCGAATGATACAAATACTAATGAAGACCGTGCTGAGCTTCAAAAAGAAGTAACTGAGTTGACTACTGAAATTACCCGTATCTCGACTGACACTGAATTTAATACTAAGAAGTTGCTTAATGGGTCTGGCGTAAGCAATGCTGTATTCCAAATTGGAGCTAATACAGGTCAAGCTATTAAATTGTCAATCGGCGACATGAGTGCTGGAAAATCAGGACTTGGCTTGCAGTCCGTTGCTATTGGAACTCAAGTAGGTGCTAACTCAGCATTGGCTATTCTTGATAGTGCTATTACAAAAGTTTCTGCTGAACGTGCAAAATTGGGCGCTAATCAAAACCGTTTGGAACACACTATTAATAACTTGGGAACTACTTCTGAAAACTTGTCTGCAGCTGAATCCCGTATTCGTGATGTTGACATGGCTAAAGAAATGATGAATCAAACGAAGAACAACATTCTTGCTCAAGCTGCACAAGCAATGTTGGCACAAGCGAACCAACAACCACAAGCTGTGCTTCAATTGCTTCGTTAA
- a CDS encoding IS3 family transposase (programmed frameshift) — translation MNNKTRGSSRIFNENEIKQLENNPNVENVTEKSITYSPTFKLAAVKAYKEGQAPMEIFLSAGFNLDIIGRKKPKHCLTRWRNTYNALGEAGLLEEQRGKGSPGRRPTGELSTEEKLKRAEARIKLLEMEKRLLKKAGGARKAEDAEETLTPSERYEIINQTIRKHGLQRMTRYLCKLACVSLSGYYRWQVAEEARQLREKADERDAFLIKKHYDALNGKAGALVVKMWLERENGIIMNHKKIRRLMRKYKLVATIRQANPYRKMAKATQEHQTCPNLLKRQFDQGEPEKVLLTDITYMHYGNGQCAYLSVVKDGATRQILAHYLSSSLAMPIVERTLEKLLERLDGNIHPEALLHSDQGMHYTHPRFRLLVREAGFTQSMSRKGNCWDNAAMESFFGHLKDDLEYKTCMTLLELRTKVDDYIAYYNSERYQWTLKKMTPDEFRSHLLIAS, via the exons ATGAATAACAAAACAAGAGGAAGCTCAAGGATATTCAACGAAAATGAGATCAAACAACTAGAGAACAATCCAAATGTAGAGAACGTGACGGAAAAGAGTATTACCTATTCACCAACGTTTAAGTTGGCTGCGGTTAAGGCCTATAAGGAAGGCCAAGCCCCAATGGAGATCTTCCTTAGCGCAGGATTTAACCTAGATATTATCGGTCGCAAGAAGCCTAAGCATTGCCTAACCCGTTGGCGTAATACATATAATGCTCTGGGAGAGGCTGGACTACTAGAGGAACAACGAGGAAAAGGATCCCCGGGCAGACGACCGACAGGGGAACTTTCTACCGAGGAAAAGTTAAAACGTGCAGAAGCACGAATCAAGCTTCTGGAGATGGAGA AACGACTTCTTAAAAAAGCTGGAGGCGCTCGAAAAGCAGAAGATGCAGAGGAAACGTTGACCCCCTCCGAGCGCTACGAAATTATTAACCAAACGATACGTAAGCACGGTCTGCAGCGAATGACGCGTTATTTGTGTAAGCTAGCTTGTGTGAGCTTAAGCGGATATTACCGTTGGCAAGTCGCTGAGGAAGCAAGACAGTTGCGAGAGAAGGCAGACGAACGAGACGCTTTCCTTATCAAGAAACACTATGACGCTTTGAATGGTAAAGCTGGAGCATTGGTCGTGAAGATGTGGCTGGAACGGGAGAATGGTATCATCATGAATCATAAAAAGATTCGAAGATTAATGCGAAAATATAAGCTTGTTGCTACGATCCGGCAAGCAAATCCCTATCGCAAGATGGCAAAAGCCACACAAGAGCACCAAACATGTCCCAACCTACTCAAGCGCCAGTTTGACCAAGGAGAGCCTGAGAAAGTGCTGCTGACGGATATTACCTATATGCATTATGGTAATGGACAATGTGCTTATTTATCCGTGGTGAAAGACGGGGCTACGAGACAAATTTTAGCTCACTACCTCTCTTCTTCATTGGCTATGCCAATTGTAGAACGAACACTGGAGAAACTACTTGAACGACTGGATGGCAATATTCATCCAGAAGCCCTTTTGCATTCGGATCAAGGAATGCACTATACTCACCCTAGATTCCGCCTTCTCGTACGCGAAGCTGGGTTTACACAGTCCATGTCACGGAAAGGGAACTGCTGGGATAACGCCGCCATGGAGAGCTTTTTTGGCCATCTGAAGGATGATTTGGAGTACAAGACATGTATGACTCTCTTGGAATTACGAACAAAGGTTGATGACTATATCGCCTACTATAACTCCGAGCGATATCAATGGACATTAAAAAAGATGACTCCCGATGAATTCAGGAGTCACCTATTAATTGCTTCTTAA
- the csrA gene encoding carbon storage regulator CsrA, whose amino-acid sequence MLVLSRKKGESIVIQDQIELTVLSVEGDTVKIGISAPKHVDIFRKEVFLTIQESNHESAAPLHSDMNALIDRLRSPNNDL is encoded by the coding sequence GTGCTCGTATTATCTCGTAAAAAAGGTGAATCTATTGTAATTCAAGATCAAATTGAGTTGACTGTGCTAAGTGTGGAGGGAGATACGGTTAAAATAGGTATTTCAGCCCCAAAACATGTGGATATTTTTCGTAAAGAGGTATTTCTCACAATTCAGGAATCTAATCATGAATCCGCAGCTCCATTACACTCAGATATGAATGCATTAATTGATCGGCTTCGAAGTCCCAATAATGATTTATGA
- the fliW gene encoding flagellar assembly protein FliW, with amino-acid sequence MIIETLSWGKLEVDEEQIYHFSKGIPGFEDEKSFALIAMSEAPFWYLQSIKDQGVSFLLGDPFVFHPSYEFELPDNEAEELEIDSEIVVRCIISIKENTAQSTINLLAPIVLNPVKQAGKQIVLHKSPYHTKHSLFHESSDTDGKDCG; translated from the coding sequence TTGATTATAGAAACGCTGTCTTGGGGGAAACTTGAAGTAGATGAAGAGCAGATATATCATTTTTCTAAAGGGATTCCTGGGTTTGAGGACGAAAAGAGCTTTGCGTTGATTGCAATGTCAGAGGCTCCTTTTTGGTACTTACAGTCAATTAAGGATCAAGGAGTGTCCTTTCTATTGGGAGATCCATTTGTTTTTCATCCATCATATGAATTTGAGCTGCCTGATAATGAAGCAGAAGAATTGGAAATTGATTCGGAGATTGTAGTTCGCTGTATTATTTCAATTAAGGAGAATACAGCACAATCAACAATTAATCTGTTGGCACCCATTGTATTAAACCCGGTGAAACAAGCGGGGAAACAAATCGTTTTACACAAATCGCCTTATCATACCAAACATAGCTTGTTTCATGAGAGTTCAGATACTGATGGAAAGGATTGTGGCTGA